One Narcine bancroftii isolate sNarBan1 chromosome 3, sNarBan1.hap1, whole genome shotgun sequence DNA window includes the following coding sequences:
- the LOC138756759 gene encoding zinc finger protein 239-like — protein sequence MLLPRSRHWSQPRGGFNPLPSSLGDFIRHSINLFQCSACGQTFKRSSPHQAEDLNLLQVEKWFHPVLQPVDSPAGPHRGECGKGFTQVSHQWVHSGERLFTCPECRRGFTLSSHLQIHQQVHTGERTFICPECRKGFAWSSHLLRHQQVHTKERQFTCSKRRKEFT from the exons ATGCTTCTCCCCAGGTCCCGGCATTGGTCCCAGCCTCGGGGTGGTTTTAACCCATTGCCCAGTTCTCTGGGAGACTTCATCAGGCACT CGATTAACCTGTTTCAGTGCTCCGCCTGTGGGCAGACCTTTAAAAGGTCAA GTCCACACCAGGCAGAGGACCTTAACTTGCTTCAAGTGGAGAAATGGTTTCATCCGGTTCTCCAACCCGTTGACTCACCAGCCGGTCCACACCGAGGAGAGTGTGGAAAGGGATTCACTCAGGTCTCCCACCAGTGGGTCCACTCTGGGGAGAGGctgttcacctgccctgagtgcagaAGGGGGTTCACACTTTCCTCCCACCTGCAGATCCACCAgcaggtccacactggggagaggacATTCATCTGTCCTGAGTGCAGAAAGGGGTTTGCTTGGTCCTCCCACCTCCTGAGACATCAGCAGGTCCACACTAAGGAGAGGCAATTCACCTGCTCCAAGCGCAGGAAGGAGTTCACATAG